From a single Paramisgurnus dabryanus chromosome 17, PD_genome_1.1, whole genome shotgun sequence genomic region:
- the slc39a9 gene encoding zinc transporter ZIP9: protein MDDFSSISLLSLAMLVGCYVAGTIPLAVNFSEEKLKLVTVLGAGLLCGTALAVIIPEGVHALYEEMLEDQHHHGHVKVEAGVSDPKVAEGVVGASGEHGHGHGHGHEQLHAYIGVSLVLGFVFMLLVDQIGSSHMHSSTDDPEAARAATSKVTTTLGLVVHAAADGVALGAAASTSQTSVQLIVFVAIMLHKAPAAFGLVSFLMHAGLERNRIRKHLLVFALAAPVLAMLTYVGLSQSSKEALSDVNATGVAMLFSAGTFLYVATVHVLPEVGGMGGHSHSPGGGGGKGLSKVEVGALVLGCLIPLVLSIGHQH from the exons ATGGATGACTTCAGCTCCATCAGTCTTCTATCTCTGGCCATGCTGGTCGGTTGTTACGTGGCTGGAACAATTCCTCTGGCTGTCAACTTTTCCGAG GAGAAGCTGAAACTAGTAACTGTGTTAGGAGCAGGACTGTTATGTGGCACTGCATTAGCTGTCATTATTCCAGAGGGAGTTCATGCACTGTATGAGGAAATGCTGGAAG ATCAGCACCATCATGGCCACGTGAAGGTGGAAGCAGGGGTGTCTGATCCGAAGGTTGCAGAAGGAGTCGTAGGGGCCAGTGGTGAACATGGCCATGGCCATGGCCATGGTCACGAGCAGCTCCACGCATATATTGGCGTCTCCTTGGTGCTCGGCTTTGTTTTTATGTTGCTGGTAGATCAGATCGGCAGTTCACACATGCATAGCAGCACTGATG ATCCAGAAGCAGCCAGGGCTGCTACCTCAAAGGTCACTACCACACTTGGTTTGGTCGTCCATGCTGCAG CTGATGGAGTTGCACTAGGAGCTGCTGCTTCCACCTCTCAGACCAGTGTCCAGCTCATTGTATTTGTGGCCATCATGTTGCACAAG GCTCCTGCTGCGTTCGGACTCGTCTCTTTCCTCATGCACGCAGGCTTAGAAAGGAACCGTATCCGGAAGCATCTGTTAGTCTTTGCTCTGGCTGCTCCTGTGCTGGCCATGCTTACATATGTAGGACTCAGTCAG AGCAGTAAAGAGGCACTGTCAGATGTTAACGCTACTGGTGTGGCCATGCTGTTCTCTGCCGGCACTTTCCTGTACGTGGCTACAGTGCATGTCCTACCTGAAGTGGGCGGAATGGGCGGTCACAGCCACTCTCCTGGAGGAGGTGGAGGAAAAGGACTGAGCAAAGTGGAGGTCGGCGCTCTGGTTTTAGGCTGCCTGATACCCCTGGTTCTCTCAATTGGCCACCAGCACTAG